In a genomic window of Equus przewalskii isolate Varuska chromosome 4, EquPr2, whole genome shotgun sequence:
- the GGCT gene encoding gamma-glutamylcyclotransferase yields MEDSGCEDLRSREAESFLYFAYGSNLLTERIHLRNPSAAFFCVARLQDFKLDFGNFKGKTSETWHGGIATIFQSPGDEVWGVVWKMNKSNLSSLDKQEGVKSGTYVPIEVNVYTQEGKKITCRSYQMKNYESAPPSPQYKKVICMGAKENGLPLEYQKMLNAIEPNDYKGKVSEEIEDIITKRETKTH; encoded by the exons ATGGAGGACTCGGGTTGCGAGGACCTCCGGAGCCGGGAGGCAGAGAGTTTTCTCTACTTCGCCTACGGCAGCAACCTGCTGACGGAGCGCATCCACCTCCGAAACCCCTCGGCCGCGTTCTTCTGCGTGGCCCGCCTGCAG gATTTTAAGCTTGACTTTGGCAATTTCAAAGGCAAAACAAGTGAAACTTGGCATGGAGGTATCGCCACCATTTTTCAAAGTCCTGGCGATGAAGTATGGGGAGTAGTatggaaaatgaacaaaagcaaTTTAAGTTCTCTGGATAA GCAAGAAGGGGTTAAAAGTGGAACATATGTCCCAATAGAAGTTAATGTTTAcactcaagaaggaaaaaaaataacctgtCGAAGTTATCAGATGAAAAATTATGAGTCTGCTCCCCCATCCCCCCAGTATAAAAAG GTCATTTGCATGGGTGCAAAAGAGAACGGTTTGCCACTGGAGTATCAAAAGATGTTAAATGCAATAGAACCAAATGACTACAAAGGAAAGGTCTcagaagaaattgaagacattATCACAAAGAGGGAAACAAAAACTCATTAG